A single Panthera tigris isolate Pti1 chromosome A3, P.tigris_Pti1_mat1.1, whole genome shotgun sequence DNA region contains:
- the LOC102964375 gene encoding major prion protein produces MVKGHIGGWILVLFVATWSDVGLCKKRPKPGGGWNTGGSRYPGQGSPGGNRYPPQGGGGWGQPHAGGGWGQPHAGGGWGQPHAGGGWGQPHAGGGWGQGGGTHSQWGKPSKPKTNMKHMAGAAAAGAVVGGLGGYMLGSAMNRPLIHFGNDYEDRYYRENMYRYPNQVYYRPVDQYSNQNNFVHDCVNITVRQHTVTTTTKGENFTETDMKIMERVVEQMCVTQYQKESEAYYQRGASAILFSPPPVILLLSLLILLIGG; encoded by the coding sequence ATGGTGAAAGGCCACATAGGCGGCTGGATCCTGGTTCTGTTTGTGGCCACATGGAGTGACGTGGGCCTCTGCAAGAAGCGGCCGAAGCCTGGTGGAGGATGGAACACTGGGGGGAGCCGGTACCCGGGGCAGGGCAGTCCTGGAGGCAACCGTTACCCACCCCAGGGCGGCGGCGGCTGGGGTCAGCCCCACGCCGGCGGCGGCTGGGGTCAGCCCCACGCCGGCGGCGGCTGGGGACAGCCCCACGCCGGCGGCGGCTGGGGACAGCCCCACGCCGGCGGCGGCTGGGGTCAAGGTGGTGGCACCCACAGTCAGTGGGGCAAACCCAGTAAGCCGAAAACCAACATGAAGCACATGGCAGGAGCCGCGGCAGCCGGGGCAGTAGTGGGGGGCCTCGGCGGCTACATGCTGGGGAGTGCCATGAACCGGCCCCTCATTCATTTTGGCAACGACTACGAGGACCGTTACTACCGTGAAAACATGTACCGCTACCCCAACCAAGTGTACTACAGGCCAGTGGATCAGTACAGCAACCAGAACAACTTTGTGCACGACTGCGTCAACATCACGGTCAGGCAGCACAcggtcaccaccaccaccaaggggGAGAACTTCACGGAGACCGACATGAAGATAATGGAGCGCGTGGTGGAGCAGATGTGCGTCACCCAGTACCAGAAAGAGTCCGAGGCCTACTACCAAAGAGGGGCGAGCGCCATCCTCTTCTCCCCGCCTCCCGTGATTCTCCTCCTCTCGCTCCTCATCCTCCTGATCGGGGGTTGA